One genomic region from Gossypium hirsutum isolate 1008001.06 chromosome D13, Gossypium_hirsutum_v2.1, whole genome shotgun sequence encodes:
- the LOC107918898 gene encoding uncharacterized protein, whose amino-acid sequence MIITKVLGPERYCRVRYQGSFVNTTQYFGSSLQQYMPSGSQAQVEVQRLGDQIVQMQATTVEQITQLKVEAALREAEVQRKYEELQLQLKVDVAAREVEAVAREADVQRKYEELQLQLKADAATREAEAAAREVEQRKKYDKLQQQL is encoded by the coding sequence ATGATTATTActaaagttttgggtcctgaaagatATTGTCGGGTTCGAtatcaaggatcttttgttaacacaactcaatattttggatccagcttacagcaatacatgccttcggggagtcaAGCTCAAGTCGAAGTTCAGAGGTTAGGAGACCAGATAgttcagatgcaagcgaccacagttgAGCAAATTACTCAACTTAAAGTGGAGGCAGCATTGAGAGAAGCTGAGGtccaaagaaaatatgaagaactccaactACAACTTAAAGTAGATGTAGCAGCAAGGGAAGTAGAGGCAGTAGCGAGAGAAGCTGatgttcaaagaaaatatgaagaacttcaaCTACAACTTAAAGCTGATGCAGCAACaagggaagcagaggctgcagcgcGGGAAGTAGAGCAGAGAAAAAAGTACGACAAACTCCAACAGCAGCTttag
- the LOC121225026 gene encoding loricrin: MGGGKGGSGDGSNGGGGGSSGGSGNVGRGSTSKVGGGASGMMAAPGSGGAAIISRGAFESNPQGYFAGLQSSEMGNK; this comes from the coding sequence ATGGGTGGTGGCAAAGGTGGAAGTGGCGATGGCAGCAATGGTGGTGGTGGAGGCAGCAGTGGTGGCTCTGGAAATGTTGGAAGAGGAAGCACATCCAAAGTCGGAGGTGGGGCTTCGGGAATGATGGCAGCTCCGGGGAGTGGAGGTGCGGCCATTATATCGAGGGGTGCATTCGAGAGCAACCCTCAGGGATACTTTGCTGGTCTGCAATCAAGTGAAATGGGCAATAAATAA